GTTTTGCCCCTTCTCTAGGCAAAATGAGCGCTGTGTTTGTCTACGGCACACTCAAGAGAGGTCAACCTAACCATCACTACCTGATCAACGGAACCAAGGGGAAAGGAAGATTCTGTGGCACGGGACATACCACTCAGAAGTTTCCGCTGGTGATTGCAAGAAAATACAACGTTCCCTTTCTGCTCCACCTTCCAGGCACAGGGCATGAAGTTGCCGGAGAGATTTACTTAGTCGATGATCAGCTGCTGCAGTTCCTCGATGAGTTTGAAAGTTGTCCACTGCTTTA
The sequence above is drawn from the Mustelus asterias chromosome 10, sMusAst1.hap1.1, whole genome shotgun sequence genome and encodes:
- the LOC144499519 gene encoding gamma-glutamylaminecyclotransferase-like isoform X3: MSAVFVYGTLKRGQPNHHYLINGTKGKGRFCGTGHTTQKFPLVIARKYNVPFLLHLPGTGHEVAGEIYLVDDQLLQFLDEFESCPLLYQRRTIGIRVEQWEDKDNTLLVKPDVDGILKCFLYNTTTYEEDWLKLPYYNNYDPIGNPDQPKYVLREDR
- the LOC144499519 gene encoding gamma-glutamylaminecyclotransferase-like isoform X2, which encodes MVTVYEEAVHSLQSVPALCKMSAVFVYGTLKRGQPNHHYLINGTKGKGRFCGTGHTTQKFPLVIARKYNVPFLLHLPGTGHEVAGEIYLVDDQLLQFLDEFESCPLLYQRRTIGIRVEQWEDKDNTLLVKPDVDGILKCFLYNTTTYEEDWLKLPYYNNYDPIGNPDQPKYVLREDR